From the genome of Oncorhynchus gorbuscha isolate QuinsamMale2020 ecotype Even-year unplaced genomic scaffold, OgorEven_v1.0 Un_scaffold_7555, whole genome shotgun sequence:
ataccaactgacccacagcctgaatcaatctacttcataccaactgacccacagcctgaatcaatctacttcataccaactgacccacagcctgaatcaatctacttcataccaactgacccagacctgaatcaatctacttcataccaactgacccacagcctgaatcaatctgcTTGACCCACAgccctgaatcaatctacttccaactgacccacagcctgaatcaatctacttccttaccaactgacccacagctgaatcaatctacttcataccaactgaccccagcctgaatcaatctacttcataccaactgacccacagcctgaatcaatctacttcataccaactgacccacagcctgaatcaatctacttcttcaactgacccacagcctgaatcaatctacttcataccaactgacccacagcctgaatcaatctacttcacaccaactgacccacagcctgaatcaatctacttcataccaactttgacccacagcctgaatcaatctacttcataccaactgaccccaGCCTGAATCCAATCTACTTCatagcctgaatcaatctacccacagcctgaatcaatctaatctgacccacagcctgaatcaatctataccaactgacccacagcctgaatcaatctacttcatataccaactgacccacagcctgaatcaatctacttcatataccaactgacccacagcctgaatcaatctacttcatataccaactgacccacagcctgaatcaatctacttcatataccaactgacccacagcctgaatcaatctacttcatataccaactgacccacagcctgaatcaatctacttcatataccaactgacccacagcctgaatcaatctacttcatataccaactgacccacagcctgaatcaatctacttcataccaactgacccacagcctgaatcaatctacttcataccaactgacccacagcctgaatcaataccaactgacccacagcctgaatcaatctataccaactgacccacagcctgaatcaatctacttcataccaactgacccacagcctgaatcaatctacttcataccaactgacccacagcctgaatcaatctacttcataccaactgacccacagcctgaatcaatctacttcataccaactgacccacagcctgaatcaatgcCAATACTGAATCGCAGCTACTCATTCACTTCAGTTTATTCTGTGGACCAATGGGAGTGTTGGGGAAAAAAGTGTCCTGCTGCCCACAGACGTCACCCACCTTGTCCTTGAGCTGCTGACAGAGCTGCAGCGAGATGGTGAAGAAGATCAGGGTGTTGTTGAGCCAGGGGACAACACACTCCACCTTGTGAACCTGGCTCACCTCAAACTTAGCATTGTTCAGCTCGCTGGGGGAAGACAGCAGGGAAAGAGGTCAACCAGAAAACAGTTGGTTGTATTGGAAagggaactgtgtgtgtttaaacaggttgggcactgtgtgtgtttaaacaggttgggaactgtgtgtgtttaaacaggttgggaactgtgtgtgtttaaacaggttgggcactgtgtgtgtttaaacaggttgggcactgtgtgtgtttaaacaggttgggaactgtgtgtgtttaaacaggttgggaactgtgtgtgtttaaacaggttgggaactgtgtgtgtttaaacaggttgggaactgtgtgtgtttaaacaggttgggcactgtgtgtgtttaaacaagttgggcactgtgtgtgtttaaacaggttgggaactgtgtgtgtttaaacaggttgggcactgtgtgtgtttaatcaagttgggaactgtgtgtgtttaaacaagttgggaactgtgtgtgtttaaacaagttgggaactgtgtgtgtttaatcaagttgggcactgtgtgtgtttaatcaagttgggaactgtgtgtgtttaaacaagttgggaactgtgtgtgtgaaagtgttcAGAAATGAGAGGACTCAGGGTTAGACCCAACAAGCATAATTTACTATGCAGCTGACTAGtgacaatttttatttatttaattaaacgGTAGTTAGTATTGTTAGAGACACACGAATATCTTCACGTCAACCAGATATGAAATGGACATGAAAAGATCCTGTACTGACCACAGACAGTCCATCTGAACGTGTTAGTGACCGACATGATGTGAAGCCTTATATCAAGCAGAACTTACAACATGGCTCCGGGGTTGTGTAACACGGAGCTTCCAGACGGCTTGAAGTTCTGTTGAAACACCACAGGTAGACAAACTGATGCATCTTCACAATACCACATGTGATTACAGAACTAACAGCTGTGATCTTGTTTTGCGAAAGTCGTCTCAGGGATGGATTCGATCCGCAGACTGTATCTGCATGAGAGTTTGTGATTGTGTACCTTGGTGGTGTTGGGCTGCATTGCGTGCAGCTGGTAGACAGTCAGACACAGCTTACTCAGGTTGATATAGAAGTTCACCATCACATCGCCTGGCATTGGAGGAGTGAACATTttctggagaaggagagagagagagaaagagacagagagcgagagagtcatTGTGATGTAAATTGCATACAGTAGACGGCGAGACCAGTTTCTCTGCTATGACCTATAACCTATGAGAGACTCACCATGAGGCCGCTGGTTGCCAGCTCCGGCAGGGTCATGGCTGCCGGAGTGGTGAGGCGGTTACGAGCCCTGGTCAGCTGGAGCATCACCGCGTCCATCAGCTACAACAACGACATCATCAGTCATCATCAACTACAGTCATCAACTGGGAACAAATACAACCTGAGATATAGAGGAAATGAAGAGATGCACTCTGGGATGGAAAAGTTGTTCTAGGTAATGAACGGGTACATGGTGGAGCAAAGTTGTAGTCTAAtgatgtgtagtgtagtctaatgacctgtagtgtagtctaatgatgtgtagtgtagtctaatggtgtgtagtgtagtctaatgatgtgtagtctaatgatgtgtagtgtagactaatgatgtgtagtgtagactaatgatgtgtagtgtagtctaatgatgtgtagtgatgtgtagtgtagtctaatggtgtgtagtgtagtctgatgtgtagtgtagtctaatggtgtgtagtgtagactaatggtgtgtagtgtagtctaatggtgtgtagtgtagtctaatggtgtgtagtgtagactaatggtgtgtagtgtagactaatggtgtgtagtgtagactaatggtgtgtagtgtagtctaatggtgtgtagtgtagtctaatggtgtgtagtgtagactaatggtgtgtagtgtagactaatggtgtgtagtgtagactaatggtgtgtagtgtagtctaatggtgtgtagtgtagtctaatggtgtgtagtgtagactaatggtgtgtagtgtagtctaatggtgtgtagtgtagtctaatggtgtgtagtgtagtctaatggtgtgtagtgtagtctaatggtgtgtagtgtagactaatggtgtgtagtgtagactaatgatgtgtagtctaatggtgtgtagtgtagtctaatggtgtgtagtgtagactaatggtgtgtagtgtagtctaatggtgtgtagtgtagtctaatggtgtgtagtgtagtgtagtctaatggtgtgtagtgtagtctaatgatgtgtagtgtagtgtagtctaatgatgtgtagtgtaatctaatgatgtgtagtgtagactaatggtgtgtagtgtagtctaatggtgtgtagtgtagtctaatggtgtgtagtgtagtctaatggtgtgtagtgtagactaatggtgtgtagtgtaggctaatggtgtgtagtgtagactaatgatgtgtagtctaatggtgtgtagtgtagtgtagtctaatggtgtgtagtgtagtctaatgatgtgtagtgtagtctaatgatgtgtagtgtagtgtagtctaatggtgtgtagtgtagtgtagtctaatggtgtgtagtgtagtctaatggtgtgtagtgtagtctaatggtgtgtagtgtagtctaatggtgtgtagtgtagtctaatggtgtgtagtgtagtctaatggtgtgtagtgtagtctaatggtgtgtagtgtagtctaatggtgtgtagtgtagtctaatggtgtgtagtgtagtctaatggtgtgtagtgtagtctaatggtgtgtagtgtagactaatgatatgtagtgttgtctaatgatgtgtagtatagtctaatgatgtgtagtgtagtgtagtctaatggtgtgtagtgtagtctaatggtgtgtagtgtagtctaatggtgtgtagtgtagtctaatggtgtgtagtgtagtgtagtctaatgatgtgtagtgtagtgtagtctaatggtgtgtagtgtagtgtagtctaatggtgtgtagtgtagtctaatggtgtgtagtgtagtctaatggtgtgtagtgtagtctaatggtgtgtagtgtagtgtagtctaatggtgtgtagtgtagtctaatggtgtgtagtgtagtctaatggtgtgtagtgtagactaatggtgtgtagtgtagactaatggtgtgtagtgtagactaatggtgtgtagtgtagtctaatggtgtgtagtgtagtctaatggtgtgtagtgtagtgtagtctaatggtgtgtagtgtagtgtagtctaatggtgtgtagtgtagtgtagtctaatggtgtgtagtgtagtgtagtctaatggtgtgtagtgtagtctaatggtgtgtagtgtagtctaatggtgtgtagtgtagtctaacggtgtgtagtgtagtctaacggtgtgtagtgtagtgtagtctaatggtgtgtagtgtagtgtagtctaatggtgtgtagtgtagtgtagtgtagtctaatggtgtgtagtgtagtgtagtctaatggcgtgtagtgtagtgtagtctaatggcgtgtagtgtagtgtagtctaatggcgtgtagtgtagtctaatggcgtgtagtgtagtctaatggcgtgtagtgtagtctaatggcgtgtagtgtagtctaatggtgtgtagtgtagactaatgatatgtagtgttgtctaatgatgtgtagtatagtctaatgatgtgtagtgtagtgtagtctaatggtgtgtagtgtagtctaatggtgtgtagtgtagtctaatggtgtgtagtgtagtctaatggtgtgtagtgtagtgtagtctaatgatgtgtagtgtagtgtagtctaatggtgtgtagtgtagtgtagtctaatggtgtgtagtgtagtctaatggtgtgtagtgtagtctaatggtgtgtagtgtagtctaatggtgtgtagtgtagtgtagtctaatggtgtgtagtgtagtctaatggtgtgtagtgtagtctaatggtgtgtagtgtagactaatggtgtgtagtgtagactaatggtgtgtagtgtagactaatggtgtgtagtgtagtctaatggtgtgtagtgtagtgtagtctaatggtgtgtagtgtagtgtagtctaatggtgtgtagtgtagtgtagtctaatggtgtgtagtgtagtgtagtctaatggtgtgtagtgtagtctaatggtgtgtagtgtagtctaatggtgtgtagtgtagtctaatggtgtgtagtgtagtctaacggtgtgtagtgtagtgtagtctaatggtgtgtagtgtagtgtagtctaatggtgtgtagtgtagtgtagtgtagtctaatggtgtgtagtgtagtgtagtctaatggtgtgtagtgtagtgtagtctaatggcgtgtagtgtagtgtagtctaatggcgtgtagtgtagtctaatggcgtgtagtgtagtctaatggcgtgtagtgtagtctaatggcgtgtagtgtagtctaatggcgtgtagtgtagtctaatggcgtgtagtgtagtctaatggcgtgtagtgtagtctaatggcgtgtagtgtagtctaatggcgtgtagtgtagtctaatggcgtgtagtgtagtctaatggcgtgtagtgtagtctaatggcgtgtagtgtagtctaatggcgtgtagtgtagtctaatggcgTGTAGCGTAGTCTAATTGTGTGTAgcgtagtctaatggtgtgtagcGTAGACTAATGGTGTGTAgcgtagtctaatggtgtgtagcgtagtctaatgatgtgtagtgtagtctaatgatgtgtagtgtagtctaatgatgtgtagtgtagtctaatgatgtgtagtgtagtctaatgatgtgtagtgtagtctaatgatgtgtagtgtagtctaatgatgtgtagtgtagtctaatggtgtgtagtcTAGTGATGTGTAGTGTAGGCATAGAAAATAGAGGAAACCCCTTCCCTGATAGATCTGCTATATCTGTTAGCTCCGCTATGACACAGAAAGCAGTTTATTTCTGACAGTAATTATCAGTGTTTTCCCTGGTGGAAACTAACCTCATTACCCTCGGCCCCAGTCTTAAAgtggtagctgtgtgtgtgttcctaccttGTTGACCTCAGCCCCAGTCTTAAAgtggtagctgtgtgtgtgttcctaccttGTTGACCTCAGCTCCAGTCTTAAAgtggtagctgtgtgtgtgttcctaccttGTTGACCTCGGCCCCAGTCTTAAAgtggtagctgtgtgtgtgttcctaccttGTTGACCTCGGCTCCAGTCTTAAAgtggtagctgtgtgtgtgttcctaccttGTTGACCTCGGCCCCAGTCTTAAAgtggtagctgtgtgtgtgtttctaccttGTTGACCTCAGCCCCAGTCTTAAAGT
Proteins encoded in this window:
- the LOC124029755 gene encoding protein rogdi homolog, whose translation is MCLIALSSQDINLKTAKSNQVMHFTFRDDKHWKLQQIQDARNHVNQALQLLSGRDESYHFKTGAEVNKLMDAVMLQLTRARNRLTTPAAMTLPELATSGLMKMFTPPMPGDVMVNFYINLSKLCLTVYQLHAMQPNTTKNFKPSGSSVLHNPGAMFELNNAKFEVSQVHKVECVVPWLNNTLIFFTISLQLCQQLKDKVGDVCGQQDTFFPNTPIGPQNKLK